The nucleotide window ATACCCACATCCAAAATCTTGTAGCGACAACTCTCGAGTTGTCGTCGAAAGCCGTTATTTCGTCATTGCGAGCGAGTAAAACGAGCGCGGCAATCTGTTATCATGTTACCCCCGTCATTACCGAGAGCGAAAACCCGTTAGGGTGAAGTAAGTCGGGAATCCAGAGTTATCCACATTTTTATTTTTGAAAATTCCTTGTAATTGCATGTTTTGTTATGAGTTATGGGGAATTGGGTTCGTTTTGTCCTTTTTCGTTATTGGCCTGTTGGCTCCTTTTATTTTGTGGCATATATGATGCGTCTCCCCGGTTGAGGATGTACTGGTTTTCAACTAAGGGGATGATTTCAGAATCAATGGCATATTGGGTGTTAATCGGGATAATCTATAAAGTGATTGCCATTATCATATAGTTGTGCTATTATTGTATACAACTAATGAAACGTTTAAGACCCACCTAATGGATGGAATACGAACATTTTGCAAGGAGGTTTCTGATGAGAATCCAGCCAAGTGTAACTATTCTTCTATTCATTGCACTCACTCTCTCCGCTTACCAGCCAGCCGCAGAGCAAACCAAGGATGATGTTGCGGCGATCCGGGCCCTGGTAGAGGCATGGGGCGCGGCGGCTGAAGCCGGCGATGTTGCCCGGATACTTGCCTGTTATAATGACGACATCGTGCAAATGCCCCCTGACGCGCCGGCCAACAGAGGCAAGCAGGCCATCGAAGAGTATTACCGCGGTAGCTTAGAGCTGTTCTCGGTCGGGGTGACCTGGCCGGTAGAAGGGACCGAAGAGATCATCGTGGCTGATGGCTGGGCGTTCCACGCAAGCGAGTACATTTCGAAGTTCACTCCTAAGGCTGGCGGAGAAACGATTGAGGCGCATGGGAAGATCATAGAGATCCTTAAACAACAGCCCGACGGGTCGTGGAAGATCGCACGCGAGATATGGAACCGAAATAGTCCACCTGACATGGAGTGATGATTCCCCGATCGCCGGATGCCCTGCAACTTGCTGTGGGAATAGTCAAAAGTGAGTTATCCACATTTTTATTTTTGAAAATTCCTTGTAATTGCATGTTTTGTTATGAGTTGCGGGGAATTGGGTTCGTTTTGTCCTTTTTCGTTATTGGCCTGTTGGCTTCTTTTATTTTGTGGCATATATGATGCCTCTCCCCGGTTGAGGATATACTGGTTTTCAACTAAGGGGCTGATTTCGGAATCAATGGCATATTGGGTGTTAATCGGGATAATCTATAAAGTGATTGCCATTATTATATAGTTGTGCTATTATTAAATGCGCTTGCGGGAATCACAACACGGGCAATAATGCAAATACATTTAGATAATTCTGATTTTAGGAGGGATAAATCTAATCACATAGCAAGCTATGGGCCACTTGGCAAAAATAATAGTTGCATAATTAATTGTTTTCCCCCTATATTTTAATATTAAAAGCACTCGACCACATGCCCGGGCAGCGGGAGCGCTCAGACAGATTTAGCAGTTGAAGGGAATCCAGATGATCAGTTCGCTTATAAGTCGCGATTATGACGACGATTCTGGTGGAATCCGCCTGCCGCACAAAATATCAATCCAAAGACTAAGACGGCGCCCATGAATGTTATAATTGTATCCATTAGAAAGTACCTCATTTGTGATCTGTGTATCTCCATAATATGCATCGGTATATTTGGGCAAATTCTTGAGGACATTATAGCATGAGCCCGTTTTTCCGAATCGACGATCCCCTAGCTTTAAACGGGCTTGCGGCGGGACTACTCCTATTTCAATATATAATCTTAGCGATAATCTATTATCCAAGGGACAAAGAAAAATATCGATTCTTTCTTTATGGATGTTTAGCATGGACTGCAAATCTATTTTACCTTTGGATACTTGATATAGGCAAGAATTCGCCAAGCTTTTTACCCGGTTCATTATCCGAGGCAATTGTCATTATTCTTAATACCGTTACTATGTTTTTTTTCCTCGCGGCAGCTGAAAGGCAATGGAGATTGAATAAAAAAAGGCATTTTGTTAAACTGCCAGTTATTTATGTTGCTAGCATTTTGGCACTTTTTATTCCTTTAATTGAGGTTTTGTTAAAAAGTAAGCTCTCGATTGCTGGCGATGCGCTTGCTGTGAGTTATGGATGTGCTGGCTTATTTGTCTTCGGATTAGCATATCACCTCTATTTCCGTACCAATCCTGTAATATACCCATCTCTCACGAGGGGAACTATAATCTATCCAATTTACTTCTACGCCTTGCTGCAATTTGGCCACTTTATACCAGATATCCCTCTTAACAATGGTCAAGATGCATTCTGTCTGCATGACTTATTCCATTTGGCCGGAATGTCAGCAAAAATCATTCATTTGCTGGGGCTATTGTCCTTTTCACATTATTTATTTGTAACTTATGCCGAGTATCGAGTCTTTTATAAAGAGAAAAGCCAGCTGATAGCTGATGCGCAAGATGCTTTAAAAGTGATCCGTCAATTAAGCCATGAGATCAAAACTCCCAAAGCCTCATTCAAACTGTTTATTGACATTATAAAGGAACTCCCATCGACCGATAAGGTTGAACTTAAGTCACAAAGCGAAAAGCTGGCAGAACTTGCCCAAAAAACTGTGGATGTTATTGATGTTTTTAATAAAGCAATCCCTGATGTTGATAAAGGAACTTCGCAAAAGGAGAAAGCAATAATCGATTTGAATCAGCTTTGTAATGAAGCTGTACGGACACTAGAAACTGTTATGTTGTCTAATACTGCTATACGAAGGAAATATGAAGGCGATATCTGGGTAGAGGGACATGCCGCCGAACTGCATCAGGTTATTCGCAACTTATTAAAAAACGCTATTGAGGCAACTAAGCATTGCGAATCTCCGCTTGTTTATTTAAGCACAAGTGTGGTCAGTGATGAAACGGGGACAAAATATGTCAAATTATTGGTATGCGATAACGGCCCAGGTGTAAACGATGATATAGTGGATCGGATTTTCCAATCGGGATTCTCGACTAAAGTTGGAGAAAGGGGATTTGGACTTGAAATTGCTAGACGCATCACTATAAAACATGGCGGGACCCTCAATCTAACACACTCACGAGGCGGTCGATTTGGGGGAGCCGCTTTTGTGCTATCCTTACCTCACAAAAGTAAACGCAAGTAAAACAAGGAGGATACGAATGTCCGAGAACAATGTTCTGGTACTTGATGATGAAGCAAATTTCACGGGGCTAGTAACAAATTATGCGAAAATTAAGTCGATCCCGGCACAATCAGCTTCAAATGCTGATGAGGCCATAGAATTACTAAATAAAAAGACGTTTTATGTGATCCTCATCGACTTGCATCTTGGTCCCGGGCAACAAAGTGGGCTTGATTTCGCTGAGTATGTCAGAGCAAATTATCCTCAAGTGATTCTCTGTATTGTAACAGGGAATGAATTAAATAAGAATGAAATGGTCCGTGCAAGGAATATTGGAGTAGATGTCATTAAGAAGGATCATCTGGATGGTAATCGACTATATTCCCTCATGTTGGGTCAATGGACGTCAATGCCATCGCAAGCTGACACTGAGAGAAAAGGAATCGTGGGAGAATTGAAAATCCGTTGTGATATTCTCGAAGCCCAGAATGTTGAATTAAAGTCGGTTATCGATTTATTAATTGAAGACCTGGTTGATGAACTCAAGAACCTCCCTAATCAAAAAGCTGAAAAAATAATCGCCGGAACGAAGCGAATTTCCACGGAAGAACTTCTCGATGACTTAAAAAAGAAAAACTCAAGAGGAATTAAAATAGTTCGCTGGTATCACAGTTACTTACAATTATTACGGGGGAAACATGTTACATAAAATTGTTGACAAAATTGGAAACGCATGCCGGTTTTTATTTGACTCTGATGCAACACAAAGGGTATTTCTAAGGAGTTTTGTTCCCAAGCGCTGGGGGTTAATCCCGATTATCAGGAAGTGCTGGAATACCTCAGAAATTTGTTGCGATTCGAGGCTGGATACGTGGATTGATCCAAAGCGAGCAAACGTACTTCTCTTAGTAACGGGATTAGGAGCTTCTCGTGGATTTTTTTGCTGCCATACTCATTCCCTGGATGATAAATGCTTGTGTCCAGTATCGTGGTGGCAATCGGAAAGAAAATATAAGTTGTACATTTTTGCTTTAACGTGCTTTTCTGCTGACTACCTTCGCGAAAGGGACGTTTCTTTGAATTTTCACTCAGCCATAGGTTTCGCAGACGATGTTTATTTTGACTTCGATAGCGACGATAAGAATTCTGTTCATTTCGTAGAGGGACTCCTACGATGTTTGAAATCTGAGCTGAGCTCATCAGGAAAGATTAATGATACTGCAGTGTGTTCCATAAAGCGCCTGCTGGCTGCAGCAGCAATTGGCGGCCATTATCAGGGGAATAGAGGAAAAACCAAATGGAAGGGACCTATGCCTTCGCTCTTAAACAGTATTTTCCTTGCTGGGCTTAGTGATAGTATTAGATTTATAGAAGGAAGGCAGGTATGACGAAATACAAAGAGCTTATCAATCGCATCCAATCATTCCTAGATGGCCCGGGCATCAGGCATTTCGGTGATGATTCTAAATCCTATCCGTCGTTTACAAAGGGGGGACTTGACGAGCAATTAGTTAGCTATGTAGCATCGCTGAAAAGTGAACTCAGTAGATTGAGTCGTGCAGCGATGATTGTTATGTACTCAAGTGTTACTCTTCTATTGGGTTGTATAGTATTATTAATGTTTGGCTCGAATCTAGAAATATCAAGCTTTTCAGCTATTGTTTCCTTACTTCTCCAGATAGTCTATAGATTAATAACGAATCGCGAACGCCGACTTCGAGATGATGTTTCCAATGCCGAGGAATTTATAAGCTCATTAATGGCCGTGGATGTGCTGATGGAATTCACTGATTCCATAGACGACCCAACTAAGAAAGATGTTGCAAAGGCAGACCTACTCAGAGACCTTCCTGACTTGTTATTGAGACAAATGCCTAGGTGGCGACCTCCCTCGCAAGACGAAGCAGCGTAGGGATGGAAAAATATGGCCCGGTGGCCTGTCCAAAAAATAAACGAAGCGATTTTTTGGGTGGGGTCCTGCCGAGGACGATTGAATGATATTTGCCGGTTTAGTCGAACTGTTGGGCAATGCGCCGCCCGGCATAAATTCCAATACCGGTGCCAATCATGCTAATCAGAAGGGCAGTAAATAATCCGATTTGACCGCCCAGCCACCAACCGAGCCATCCGCCGATGATGCTGAGAGTTATGGTAAGGAGTGATTTCATACTAATTATAAGATCGGAAGATAAGGCGAAAATAGTTACAACGATCTGGTGTTTGGTATCTAATAAGTCTAAATTGGGCGGTAGGGTCCCCGCATAGAGCATGTACATTTATCCAATCAATCCGGCGGATTATCCGAAATTATCCGCATAGGTATGCTGCAATATAGTGAAGTAAAGGCTGCATGGATTCCAGCGTTCGCTGGAATGACAGGCGAAAGCCTGAAAGGTAACACACCCCGCCCTGCGGGCACCCCTCTCAAGACAGGCGAAAACCTGGTTAGGGAAAAAAGACTGGATACCCGCCTTCGCAGGTATGACAAATAGGCATTAAGGTAGAAAAAGATAAATGACCTACTTCTTGGCAAAAATTCAGATAAATTACGCGACAGTCAAAAAGGGATGACATCCCCGACAGCCAAAAAACAGGCCCCCGCCTGCGAAAAGGACAAAACGAACCCAATTCGCTTGACAGAATGACCGGTAAAAGCTGATTACAACCCTTGCCAAATCCCAAAAAGTCGTATATTTTTGAGAAATAAATTTACTCGAATTTCATAGGACTAAACCTTGTTTGAGGAATTTGAAAACCCGGAATTTGAAAAATGGCAGGCCGAAGCAGAGCGGTTGATTGGGGATAAATACGCCGGTCTATTGTCGGAATCCTACAAATCCGAAGGCTTAAAATTGAAGCCCCTATTTCGACAAGAGGATAATAAAAATATTCTCGGTATCGAATCTTTGCCCGGACAAAGTCCTTTTCTTCGCGGAGCAAAAACGCCGACGGAAAAACGAAACGAATGGCTCATCTCCCAGGAATCAAAATGCCCAACTCCGGAAATTCTTAACCAAATTCTCAAAGACGAAATCAGACATGGAGCGACTTCGCTGAATATCCCCATGGACCGACCCTCTCGTCTGGGATTTGATCCGGATGAGACAGATATTGAAAGCGTTGGACGCGAAGGAGTCTCCTTGACAACGCTTGATGATTCTTGTGCCGCCCTCTCGGAAATTGATATTTCTTCATACCCTATTTACCTGCACGTCGGAATAAATGGTTTGTTACATCTCGCTTATTTAATGGCTCTGGCGAAAAAAAATAATATTCCAAGCGAGAACGTTCGCGGCGCCATCGCTTCCGACCCGATTGGCGAATGGCTCCTGCAGGGTACTCTGCCGCTGCCGATTGAAAATGCTTTTGATGAATTGGCGGCCGTGACAAATTGGGTTGATTTTCAATCATCGGACCTGGGAACAATCTGGATTCACGGTGAATATATCAGAAACAGCGGCGGCACCGTCATGATGGAACTGGCCTATTCGATGGCGGCCGGAGTCGAATATCTCAGGCAAATGGAAAACCGCGACATTGATATTTCGCGCGTGCTACCGCATATTAAATTCAGCTTTGGGATCGGTTCCAATCTGTTTCTCGAAGTCGCGAAACTTCGAGCCGTCCGGTTACTGTGGGACAAAATCACTGATGCCTGCGGCATCCCTCCCGACAAACGTAAAATCCGGATTCACGCCACTACCGTCGATTACAATAAAACGCGATTGGATGCTTACAACAATGTTCTAAGATTGACCACCGAATCTTTTGCCGGCGCTATAGGAGGAGCCGACAGTATAAATGTTTCTCCCTATAATATGTATGAGAACTCGTCGGATAATGATTCCCGACGGCTGTCAAGAAATATTCAATTAATCCTTAAAAATGAAATCCATCTGGATAAGATAATTGATCCCGGGGGGGGCTCCTATTTTATCGAACATCTGACAAATAATATCGCCCGGATCGTCTGGGAGAAATTCCGTGAGATAGAAAAACAGGGTGGATTGATCGAATCATTGAAGGCGGGAACTTTACAGGTCGAAATTGAGAAAATTGAGAAAAAAGACGCCAGTGATTTTCTATCGGGTAAAAAAGTATCAGTAGGAGTCAATAAATATATCAGGAGCGATGAAGAACATTCCGAAATCGACCAATCAAACTCTCGCATTGAAATTAATAAACGACGTGAACAAATTGGAGCTCTCAAAAAGTCCGAAACTTATGAGAAAGCTCTTGACGCATTATCGAAAAATCATACTAAGCTAAAGACGCCCGAATGTGTTGATACATTAATAGCGGTTGCTTCCCACGGAGCGACTATCGGAGACATTTCGAAAAGCATTAGAAGGGATTTACCCCAATCAGTCCGCATAACATCGCTAAATATCCATCGCCGATCCGAATCTTTGGAAAAATCCGGGAGTGACTCATGAGCAAAATCCCCAATTTCCAAAACATTGATTTTGGCCATAATAAGAGATCAGGGTCGTCAAAAACTCCCGTCGATAGTCGGCAAGGTATTCCTTCATGGCCGACTCTTGAGCAAATTGATATAAAACCGATTTATACAAAACAGGACATTGAGAAATTGGAGCATCTCGAATCTCTGCCCGGGTTTCCTCCCTTTGTACGCGGGCCGTACCTAACGATGTACGTCACCCGCCCCTGGACGATTCGCCAGTATGCCGGTTTTTCCACTGCTGAGGATTCCAACGTTTTTTATCGCCGTAATCTCGCCGCCGGGCAAAAAGGCCTCTCGGTAGCCTTTGACCTGGCCACTCACCGGGGTTATGATTCCGATCATCCCCGTGTCGAGGGCGATGTCGGCATGGCCGGAGTTGCCATCGATTCCATCCTTGATATGAAAATCCTGTTTGACGGCATACCTCTCGACAAAATGTCGGTATCGATGACGATGAACGGCGCCGTGTTGCCGGTTATGGCTTTCTATGTCGTTGCCGCCGAAGAGCAGGGCGTTAAGATGGATAAACTGGCCGGGACCATCCAGAACGATATTCTTAAAGAATACAT belongs to Candidatus Zixiibacteriota bacterium and includes:
- a CDS encoding SgcJ/EcaC family oxidoreductase → MRIQPSVTILLFIALTLSAYQPAAEQTKDDVAAIRALVEAWGAAAEAGDVARILACYNDDIVQMPPDAPANRGKQAIEEYYRGSLELFSVGVTWPVEGTEEIIVADGWAFHASEYISKFTPKAGGETIEAHGKIIEILKQQPDGSWKIAREIWNRNSPPDME
- a CDS encoding HAMP domain-containing sensor histidine kinase — protein: MSPFFRIDDPLALNGLAAGLLLFQYIILAIIYYPRDKEKYRFFLYGCLAWTANLFYLWILDIGKNSPSFLPGSLSEAIVIILNTVTMFFFLAAAERQWRLNKKRHFVKLPVIYVASILALFIPLIEVLLKSKLSIAGDALAVSYGCAGLFVFGLAYHLYFRTNPVIYPSLTRGTIIYPIYFYALLQFGHFIPDIPLNNGQDAFCLHDLFHLAGMSAKIIHLLGLLSFSHYLFVTYAEYRVFYKEKSQLIADAQDALKVIRQLSHEIKTPKASFKLFIDIIKELPSTDKVELKSQSEKLAELAQKTVDVIDVFNKAIPDVDKGTSQKEKAIIDLNQLCNEAVRTLETVMLSNTAIRRKYEGDIWVEGHAAELHQVIRNLLKNAIEATKHCESPLVYLSTSVVSDETGTKYVKLLVCDNGPGVNDDIVDRIFQSGFSTKVGERGFGLEIARRITIKHGGTLNLTHSRGGRFGGAAFVLSLPHKSKRK
- a CDS encoding response regulator, which encodes MSENNVLVLDDEANFTGLVTNYAKIKSIPAQSASNADEAIELLNKKTFYVILIDLHLGPGQQSGLDFAEYVRANYPQVILCIVTGNELNKNEMVRARNIGVDVIKKDHLDGNRLYSLMLGQWTSMPSQADTERKGIVGELKIRCDILEAQNVELKSVIDLLIEDLVDELKNLPNQKAEKIIAGTKRISTEELLDDLKKKNSRGIKIVRWYHSYLQLLRGKHVT
- a CDS encoding acyl-CoA mutase large subunit family protein, whose translation is MFEEFENPEFEKWQAEAERLIGDKYAGLLSESYKSEGLKLKPLFRQEDNKNILGIESLPGQSPFLRGAKTPTEKRNEWLISQESKCPTPEILNQILKDEIRHGATSLNIPMDRPSRLGFDPDETDIESVGREGVSLTTLDDSCAALSEIDISSYPIYLHVGINGLLHLAYLMALAKKNNIPSENVRGAIASDPIGEWLLQGTLPLPIENAFDELAAVTNWVDFQSSDLGTIWIHGEYIRNSGGTVMMELAYSMAAGVEYLRQMENRDIDISRVLPHIKFSFGIGSNLFLEVAKLRAVRLLWDKITDACGIPPDKRKIRIHATTVDYNKTRLDAYNNVLRLTTESFAGAIGGADSINVSPYNMYENSSDNDSRRLSRNIQLILKNEIHLDKIIDPGGGSYFIEHLTNNIARIVWEKFREIEKQGGLIESLKAGTLQVEIEKIEKKDASDFLSGKKVSVGVNKYIRSDEEHSEIDQSNSRIEINKRREQIGALKKSETYEKALDALSKNHTKLKTPECVDTLIAVASHGATIGDISKSIRRDLPQSVRITSLNIHRRSESLEKSGSDS